AGAAATACCTTCAATAACCTTCTCTTTTACTAAATCTACAATTTTTTGAACAATTGTGCTTGTTTTTACTGCATAAGGTATTTCAGTAACAATGATTCTTGATTTTCCATTTGGGTTTTCAATAATTTCGGTTTTAGAACGAACTATAATGCTTCCCCGTCCTGTCTCATAAGTATCTAAAATACCTTTTGACCCGAGTATAATTCCACCAGTTGGAAAATCTGGTCCTTTAACATGCTGCATTAATTCATGAGTTGTTATATCATTATTTTTAGCCAAGGCAATTGTCGCATCTATAATTTCACCTAAATTATGTGGTGGTATTTCTGTAGCCATACCGACCGCAATACCAGAAGCTCCAGTTACAAATAAATTCGGAAATCTAGCTGGTAAAACAATTGGTTCTTTTTCAGTAGCGTCATAATTATCAACAAAATCAACAGTATCTTTTTTAATACTTTCTAATAGCTCACCAGATAATTTAGTCATTCTAGCTTCTGTATAACGCATAGCAGCAGCCTGATCCCCATCAATGGAACCAAAATTACCATGACCATCAACAAGAGGGTAACGCATAGAAAAATCTTGCGCCATACGTACCATTGCATCATAAACAGAAGTATCACCATGTGGATGATATTTACCTAATACATCCCCGACGATACGAGCTGACTTTCTGTGTTGTGAACTAGCTGTAATACCTAATTCAAACATATCATATAAAATTCTTCTATGAACAGGTTTTAAACCATCACGAGCATCTGGCAAAGCTCTTGATACAATAACACTCATCGCATATTCTAAAAATGAAGTTTTCATTTCTGTGTCTAAAACAACCGGACTCAAACCTTCGATCGGTTCATCAATTAATTGTGATTCTACTTGATATTCTTCATTATTTTGAGGAGCAATTTCTTCTTCATCATCAGTTTCTATTGCTTCAGGTCGTTTTTTGAAAATCATTCGACTTTCATCATCATAATCTATCTCGTCATCAACAATAATTTTTGGTTTATTGTTTTGGTCTTCATTTTCATTATTTTTTTTCTTTTCATCATCGAAATTAAAATTTTTAGACATATTAAACTCCATATAAATTTTCCATAATAATTATTATAATTATATCACAAAGTGATATAAACCTAAGTTATACCATAGCTCAATCGAGTTTATTTTTTTATAAGGATCATAAATTATCTAATATGTATATTTAAAAATCCACTTATTTTTAATATATAAACAATTTCATAAATAAAATATAAAAAATGACAAATTGTTCAAATACAATTCATCATTTTAATGATTTTAAAATTATTTTTCAATTTTAATTTTAACGCTTGGACCCATAGAAGCTGAAACTGTTAAATTAAGCATATACGCACCTTTTACTGCTGCTGGTTTTAATTTCTTAATTAAGTTAATAAGAACCTTAGCATTTTCCACAAGTGCTTGTGTTGTCATTGATTTTTTACCTATCAATGAATGCACGATACCTGCTTTATCTGTACGATAATTTGCTTTACCTTTTTTAAGTTCTTCAACTGCTTTTTCTGGTGTAGGAGTAACTGTACCGGTTTTAGGATTTGGCATTAAACCCTTTGGCCCAAGTTTTTTTCCATATTTACCAAGCAATGGCATCATTGTTGGATCAGCAACCATTACATCAAAATCAAATTCATCTTCTTTAATTTTTTGTTCTAGTGCAGGCCCATCAACAACAATATCAGCTCCTGCGTCTTTTGATAACTTAGCTTTTTCTACATTATTTGTAGCGACCAAAACTCTGATTGATTTACCTGTTCCATTTGGTAACAACACTGCACCACGTAATTGCTGATCAGCTTTACGAACATCAAGATTCAAGTTAAATGCTAAATCAATTGATGCATCAAATTTTGCATATGAAGTTTTTTTAGCTAATTCAATCGCTTCTTCAAGTT
This DNA window, taken from Mycoplasmopsis cynos, encodes the following:
- the rplA gene encoding 50S ribosomal protein L1 — translated: MAKRLSKNLKNARESFDRTIAYELEEAIELAKKTSYAKFDASIDLAFNLNLDVRKADQQLRGAVLLPNGTGKSIRVLVATNNVEKAKLSKDAGADIVVDGPALEQKIKEDEFDFDVMVADPTMMPLLGKYGKKLGPKGLMPNPKTGTVTPTPEKAVEELKKGKANYRTDKAGIVHSLIGKKSMTTQALVENAKVLINLIKKLKPAAVKGAYMLNLTVSASMGPSVKIKIEK